A single region of the Anticarsia gemmatalis isolate Benzon Research Colony breed Stoneville strain chromosome 19, ilAntGemm2 primary, whole genome shotgun sequence genome encodes:
- the Naa80 gene encoding N-alpha-acetyltransferase 80 isoform X1: protein MVLEIIMELENLKVLKLHEYPHYMKPCCQLINDEWPRSETARMLSLRASCDNLPTSLILINDKKDLLGHCKLTSIPGIPESCFLEVVVISKSMRGRRLGSYLMRQVEEYCRNVLKLKMLHLSTKGQENFYAQLGYEMCEPVSIYGTSFGRNSPVQVNNKNQNPVPVISDTQVVGSHPPPPPPPPMPKPKSFMAKLTMKSTKTYMFKYL, encoded by the exons atggTTTTAG AAATCATAATGGAGCTTGAAAACctaaaagtattaaaactacACGAGTACCCACATTATATGAAGCCATGTTGCCAGTTAATAAACGACGAGTGGCCTCGCAGCGAAACAGCCAGAATGCTGTCGCTAAGAGCTTCTTGCGACAACCTACCTACCAGTTTAATTCTAATTAATGATAAGAAAGATCTCCTAGGTCATTGTAAGTTAACTTCAATACCTGGTATACCTGAGAGTTGTTTTTTGGAAGTTGTAGTCATAAGTAAATCAATGCGAGGCAGACGATTAGGAAGTTACTTGATGAGACAGGTTGAAGAATACTGTAGAAACGTGCTTAAGTTGAAAATGCTTCATTTATCAACAAAAGGACAAGAAAACTTCTACGCACAACTCGGTTACGAGATGTGTGAACCAGTATCTATCTATGGTACAAGTTTTGGAAGGAACTCACCTgttcaagtaaataataagaatCAAAATCCAGTGCCAGTAATTAGTGATACACAAGTAGTTGGGTCTcacccgccgccgccgccaccccCACCGATGCCGAAACCGAAGAGTTTTATGGCAAAACTTACAATGAAATCAACGAAAACTTATATGTTTAAGTATTTGTaa
- the Naa80 gene encoding N-alpha-acetyltransferase 80 isoform X2: MELENLKVLKLHEYPHYMKPCCQLINDEWPRSETARMLSLRASCDNLPTSLILINDKKDLLGHCKLTSIPGIPESCFLEVVVISKSMRGRRLGSYLMRQVEEYCRNVLKLKMLHLSTKGQENFYAQLGYEMCEPVSIYGTSFGRNSPVQVNNKNQNPVPVISDTQVVGSHPPPPPPPPMPKPKSFMAKLTMKSTKTYMFKYL; encoded by the coding sequence ATGGAGCTTGAAAACctaaaagtattaaaactacACGAGTACCCACATTATATGAAGCCATGTTGCCAGTTAATAAACGACGAGTGGCCTCGCAGCGAAACAGCCAGAATGCTGTCGCTAAGAGCTTCTTGCGACAACCTACCTACCAGTTTAATTCTAATTAATGATAAGAAAGATCTCCTAGGTCATTGTAAGTTAACTTCAATACCTGGTATACCTGAGAGTTGTTTTTTGGAAGTTGTAGTCATAAGTAAATCAATGCGAGGCAGACGATTAGGAAGTTACTTGATGAGACAGGTTGAAGAATACTGTAGAAACGTGCTTAAGTTGAAAATGCTTCATTTATCAACAAAAGGACAAGAAAACTTCTACGCACAACTCGGTTACGAGATGTGTGAACCAGTATCTATCTATGGTACAAGTTTTGGAAGGAACTCACCTgttcaagtaaataataagaatCAAAATCCAGTGCCAGTAATTAGTGATACACAAGTAGTTGGGTCTcacccgccgccgccgccaccccCACCGATGCCGAAACCGAAGAGTTTTATGGCAAAACTTACAATGAAATCAACGAAAACTTATATGTTTAAGTATTTGTaa
- the LOC142981310 gene encoding EEF1A lysine methyltransferase 1 encodes MASDSDDDVPTLSAETLAALKEVYMEDQARQALLAKMVDDKEALNKAILEEEDWQLSQFWYDDATIQSLVKVIDKTVQDDGKVALISCPTLYSPLKDQLRTQSGDRATVRLLEYDNRFLQLAAMDFIHYDYNEPLKLPPEMSHSYDLVIADPPFLSEECLTKTSETIKHLAKDKIVVCTGAIMKEHVEKLLNLKVCQFKPGHRNNLANEFCSYANFDLDDVLKS; translated from the exons ATGGCTAGTGACAGTGATGATGATGTCCCCACCCTGTCAGCTGAGACTCTAGCAGCTCTCAAGGAGGTCTACATGGAGGACCAGGCTAGGCAGGCACTCCTTGCAAAGATGGTAGATGATAAAGAAGCATTGAATAAAGCTATACTTGAAGAAGAAGATTGG CAACTAAGTCAGTTCTGGTACGACGATGCGACAATACAGTCCCTGGTGAAAGTAATTGATAAAACTGTACAAGACGATGGCAAAGTTGCTCTTATCTCATGTCCCACACTATACTCACCACTTAAAGATCAGTTGAGGACACAGTCTGGAGATAGAGCTACAG TGAGACTACTAGAATACGACAATCGCTTCCTACAGCTGGCGGCAATGGACTTCATACATTACGATTACAACGAGCCTTTGAAACTCCCCCCCGAAATGAGCCACTCCTACGACTTAGTCATCGCCGACCCCCCCTTCCTCTCAGAGGAGTGCCTGACCAAGACCTCGGAGACCATCAAACATTTAGCCAAAGATAAAATCGTTGTATGCACGGGCGCCATTATGAAGGAACATGTAGAAAAGCTGCTCAATTTGAAAGTGTGTCAGTTTAAACCTGGACATAGAAATAATTTGGCTAATGAGTTCTGTTCTTATGCtaattttgatttagatgatgttTTGAAGTCATag